GGGATAGCCATTAAGAAACAGTATGGCTAGTACAAACATTAAAATTGGTCCTATTACCCAATTGAGTAGTAACGAAGCTCCGAGTATTTTTACATTTTTAAATACTTGCCCTATGGTACTGTACTTTACTTTTGCCAGTGGCGGATACATCATGATAATGAGCCCAACAGCTAGCGGAATGTTTGTTGTACCTACTGCAAACGAATTAATATAATCATCCACGTCAGTAAAAAAATAACCAATTCCAATACCGAGTAGCATGGCAAGGAATATCCATAAGGTAAGGTAACGATCTAAAAATCCTAACGACTTTCGGTTGGCTACAGGGTTGCAATCGTTTTTCATAACAAATTAATATAGGGATTGTAGGTGTTATGCAAAATGGGTTGTAATAAAATCAGCAGTATATTGTTTTATCATGCCACGTACTTCTCGAAACTGATTCATAATCTCCTCAGGAGTGCCTTCTGCTTTTGCAGGATCTGGAAAATTATAATGGAATTGTTGTGCTTTTGATGGGAAATAAGGGCAATTTTCTTTAGCGTTATCGCAAACCGTTATTACATAGTCAAAATCAATCTCGCTATACTCGTTTACGTTATTAGAGGTATGGTTGGATATATCAATACCATCCTCCTGCATTACAGCTATGGCTTTTGGGTTTACCCCATGTGTGGCAATCCCCGCACTGTATACCGCTGCCCGATTGTTTGCAAAATGTTTTAAATAGCCTTCGGCAATTTGGCTACGGCAACTATTGCCTGTGCATAATACTAAAATCTTTTTCATACTACTTTGTATTAGCAGCAGCCACTACCAGGTGTACAGCTTGTTGGTTCGGTATTCAATTGGCTCAGTGTTACTTTTTGTTTTGTTGGTGGTACACCGCAAGCCTCAGAGGCTAAACAATCGGTTTGTTTGGGCAGTAATATAAAATCAGTACCATCGTGCCCTAAGTTATACTTACCAATAGTATCGCCTTGGTACTCTACTTCAATCTCATGATTACCTATGTTTAAAACCTCTCCAGATAGTTTTATAATGCTTAACAATTTAGTAGGTTTCAGTCGGTGGTCGTAATCATCGGCATTCCACAGCTGAAAATTAACTACTGTTTCGGTACGTACGGTACCGCCACAATCAATAAACTTTTTGTGTACCTCTCCTACCTCAGTAACATGAAAATGTTCTGGTACGTAACTCCCATCAGCCAATCTGAAATTGACTATTTTGACTGTTTGTAAAATTTCTTTAATTTCTGATAATTTCATGGTATCTAATTTTTAGCAACATTGTTTTTTCTTTTCTTGTAATGTGTTGTGTATCGTATCGAAAAACGATTTTATTTTTCCGAAGCCATTCTCATCAATACAGTAGCAAATTGCAGTACCCGATATGCTTCCTTTTATAAGCCCAGCGTTTTTTAATTCTTTTAAATGTTGCGATACGGTGGGTTGTGCCAAAGGCAACTCCCCTACAATATCACCACAAATACACGAATCGGCTTTTAGCAAGTACGCCATAATAGCAATACGGGCAGGATGCCCCAGTGCTTTTGCCATAGTAGCGAGTTCGTTTTGTTCGTCTGTAAATTTATCCGATTTGGTAGCTCCCATAAACTATATTATTATATTGCAATATTACGATAAAAAAATTAGCTGGCAAATAGTATCGGTAATTTTTTAGCATAAAAATCAAAGTAAAAACGATTTGGTACGATACTCTGGTTTAATTATATATTCGTTACTTTTGCCGATTATTAAAAAACGTGGTGGATAAAACCGCGAGCACAATAAAATTTAGGATTATAATCCTCGCATCTATTTAAAAGACAACAATATTCATGAATCGTATCATCAACTTATTCGATTTTTCGCAGAAAGTAAATTATAAAAATGAGATTCTTGCTGGGCTAACAGTGGCAATGACGATGATACCCGAGTCGTTATCATTTGCTATACTCGCAGGTTTCCCTCCATTGGTAGGGTTATATGCTGCTTTTATAATGGGATTGGTTACTGCCGTATTTGGCGGACGCCCTGGCATGGTATCGGGTGGTGCAGGTGCTACGGTAGTGGTACTTATTGCACTAATGCAGTCTAACGGTATAGAGTATGTTTTTGCAGCGGTAGCACTAGCAGGGGTACTACAAATATTAGTGGGTATATTTAAGCTCGGTAAGTTTATACGCCTTGTGCCCAGCCCTGTAATGTACGGTTTTGTAAATGGTTTGGCGGTTATTATATTCATGTCGCAGTTGGAGCAATTTAAAACGGTTGTAA
The Flavobacterium litorale genome window above contains:
- a CDS encoding arsenate reductase ArsC: MKKILVLCTGNSCRSQIAEGYLKHFANNRAAVYSAGIATHGVNPKAIAVMQEDGIDISNHTSNNVNEYSEIDFDYVITVCDNAKENCPYFPSKAQQFHYNFPDPAKAEGTPEEIMNQFREVRGMIKQYTADFITTHFA
- a CDS encoding DUF6428 family protein, translating into MKLSEIKEILQTVKIVNFRLADGSYVPEHFHVTEVGEVHKKFIDCGGTVRTETVVNFQLWNADDYDHRLKPTKLLSIIKLSGEVLNIGNHEIEVEYQGDTIGKYNLGHDGTDFILLPKQTDCLASEACGVPPTKQKVTLSQLNTEPTSCTPGSGCC
- a CDS encoding ArsR/SmtB family transcription factor; the encoded protein is MGATKSDKFTDEQNELATMAKALGHPARIAIMAYLLKADSCICGDIVGELPLAQPTVSQHLKELKNAGLIKGSISGTAICYCIDENGFGKIKSFFDTIHNTLQEKKKQCC